CCGAACTCGACCCTCGAGGAGATCTCCATGACAAACCAACACCAATAGACGAACTCGAAAAGGTACAATTAGATGACAATGTTAACCATTACACTCACATTAGTTCTTCTCTCCTTCCAGgaacaaaacaaaagataacCAAACTGCTCCAGCGAAATGccgatctcttcgcatggacaCTTGCAGACATGCCCGGCATAGATCCGAGCCTTATCTGCCACAGGCTACAAATCGATCCGAAAGCAAGACCTGTTtgccaaaagaaaagaaacatggGAGATGAGAAACGCGCAGCGTGCCTTGAGGAAACGCAGAAGCTCCTCCGAGCAGGATTTATAGAAGAACTTCGATTCACTACATGGCTGTCCAACGTAGTTATGGTAAGAAAAGCCTCAGGTAAGTGGCGAATGTGCGTAGATTTCACTAAcctcaacaaagcatgtcctAAAGATGCCTATCCTCTCCCATGCATAGACAAATTGGTAGATAATGCATCAGGATTTAATGCTTTAAGCTTTTTAGACGCATATTCCGGTTACAATCAAATATTAATGCATCCAAAAGATAAGGATAAGACAGCTTTCATAACCGAACTAGGAAATTACTGTTATACTGTTATGCCTTTTGGCCTTAAGAATGCAGGGGCTACCTATCAACGGCTCATGGACAAAGTGTTCAGCAAACAAATAGGGAGAAATCTGGAAGTATACGTTGACGACATGGTCGTTAAAACCGAACAAGAAAGCACCCATGATGCCGACTTGGAAGAAGTGTTCGGTCAACTAAGAAAATACAACATGCGACTAAACCCGGAAAAATGCGCCTTTGGAGTTAAGGGAGGAAAGTTCTTAGGCTTTATGCTGACTTCAAGAGGCATCGAGGCAAACTCCGAGAAATGTGCAGCAATCATTAACATGAGACCCCCCCCCGAACATTAAAAGAAGTCCAAAGACTAAATGGAAGGCTGGCCGCACTCTCCCGATTCTTACCAAGTGTATCAACACATTCCCAACATTTTTTCAATATACTAAAGAGAAAAGCAAAGTTCAACTGGGATACGGAATGTGAAACCGCTTTTCAGAAATTGAAGGCCATAATCTCGTCCCCACCGATCTTACAGAAGCCAAATCCCGAAAAGCCGCTACTGTTATACTTATCAGTATCCTCAAAAGCTATCAGCTCAGTACTCGTTACAAAGGTCAAAGAGAAGCAGGAGCCAGTCTACTTCGTTAGCAAAACACTACAAAACGCCGAGCTTAGATACCCACAAATGGAGAAGCTAGCATACGCACTAATACTCACAGCAAGAAGACTAAGACAGTACTTCCAAAGCAATAAAGTCATCGTCAAAACAAATCAGCCTTTGCGACAAATTCTCACCCGACCCGAGGTCTCAGGAAGACTAACCAAATGGTCAATAGAATTATCAGAATTCGACATAACATATGAGCCAAGGACAACGATAAAAGCACAATTTTTAGCAGATTTTTTAGCCGAGTTAACAGACCAAGAGGACCAAGCCCACACATGGGAGCTCTATGTAGATGGAGCCTCAAACTCAGAAGGATCGGGGGCGGGAGTATACCTAACAGACAGATCGGAACTCCAAGCAGAACAGTCAATCAAATTCTCATTTCAAACAAGcaacaaccaagccgaatacgaggccctactcGCCGGCCTTCGACTAGCACAATCCCTAAACATCACGCACCTACAAATATATTGCGACTCACAACTGGTGGTACAACAGGTAACCGGGAACTTTCAGGTAAAGGATCAACTGTTAGAAAAGTATCACACATCAGTAAAGGAACTCATATCTCATTTCACTTCTATACAAATCACACACATAGCTCGGGAACAAAACACCCGAGCAGATGCTTTATCAAAACTAGCCACAACTAGGAAGAATATGTTTGATTCTGTTATATCTCAGCTGACCCTTACAGAACCGAGCTATGGGAAAACAATCTTCTCTATCTCACAGGAACAAGACTGGCGAACACCATACAAACAGTATTTGGAAACCGGAACAATACCAACAACCATCAAAGATGAACGGGCTTTCAAAAGACGAGCAGCATCTTTTACCATGGTGGGAACCGATTTATACAAAAGAGGCTTCTCCCAACCATTACTGAGATGTTTAGGCACAAATGAAGCTAAGATCGCCATGGACGAAACCCACGAAGGAGTATGCGGCAACCACATCGGAGGAATCAGCCTGGCATCCAAAGTTGCTAGAGCAAGCTATTATTGGCCTACAATGAAGAGTGATTGCGTCGAAAAGGTAAAAAGATGCGACAGTTGCCAAAAGCACGGCCCGTTAACTCACAACCCAGCCGATAACCTACATACCTCAGAGGTAAGCTGGCCATTTCATAAATGGGGGCTTGATATCCTCGGCCCATTCCCCAAGGCTCCAGGTCaggtaaaatatttattagtagCAATTGATTATTTTTCGAAGTGGATAGAAGCCACACCTCTAGCCAAAATAGGGGCAGACAAGGTCCGAGCTTTCCTCTGGAAAAACATTATTTGTCGTTTCGGTATACCACATGCCATTATAACTGACAATGGTCGGCAGTTTACCGACCAAAGCCTAGCAGGATTTTTGCAGGGTTTCGAAATCAAGCATCACTTCTCATCAGTAGAGCACCCCCAAACAAACGGACTTGCCGAAGCAGCAAATAAGGTAATCCTCATGGCTCTCAAGAAAAAACTCGGCGAAGCCAAAGGAGAGTGGGCAGAACTGATACCAGAAATACTATGGAGTTACAACACAACGAAACAAACAACTACCAATGAAGCACCTTACCGACTCGTTTACGGCGCCGACGCAATGATTCCAGTCGAAGTCGCCCTAACGTCGGCAAGAACAACAGACCCCTCGGCAACAAACAATGATGAGATCAGAGAAATCAAGCTAGATACAATAGAGGAAGACCGATACAAGGCAGAAATAAGACACAAGGCGATGCAAAACATCATAAGAAAGAAATACAATAAAAAGGTCAAACTCAGGTTTTTCACAGAGCAGGACCTCGTACTAAGACGAACAGAAGAGGCAAGAAAACCACACACGCACGGAAAGCTCGCCGCAACATGGGAAGGTCCTTACAGAATCACAACAGTGCTCGGCAAAGGAGCATACAAACTCCAAACACTACAAGGGAACGACATCCCTGGGATATGGAATGTATCATCTCTTCGATCgtatttttcataaaaagatATGGACATGGGGAgacactctttttcctactcACAAGGTTTTTCCCGAGGACAAGGGTTTTTCTTGGAGAGGTTTTAATGAGGTCCCCCACCCCATATCATTCATGTACTCCAATAGTCAAACACATATTTTCTAAATCAGAATATCAGTATTATCATAAGCACCATGCCTAAAATATCAATCCCAAAACAAATGTGCGCACATCTACAAGCAAAATATTAAACCCCTTAAGCGGGTACGAAATACCTAACTCCAAATCcaacaaaataaattacaaagGCAGTTTTCTAGTCTGCTCCCTTCTCCACCGACTCACTATCACCCTGATTCTCAGGCGGGGTACCATCATCCATCAAGCGACcattactcacaatttttgTCACATCCAACAAACTTACATCAACATCTGGGGCGACAACGCCAACTTGAGCAACCACCCGGTCAAAACCCAGAGTAAAAGCAGTCAAAACCTCCTCTTCAAGCTCGGCAACTCTTGCCTTCAAATCCACAAGCTCGACACCATTTGCTTCTAAATCACCTTTCAGCTTAACAACTTCGGCTTCAGAAGCCTTCTTCACATTCTTTACTTCAGCCCTTAGCTTCTCAATCCTCGAATCCCTCTCCTGTAAAGAATCCTTAAGCTTCTTCACGGCAGCCATATTATCTACATCGAGTATGGCATCTAATTCAGAGGTCCGCCCAATTGACAGCAAACGAGCACCCATGACCTACAATATTAGACCCCATCAATTAACACTCAAATAAACTAAAACAGATGACTCAAAACCAAAATAGCATCAGACCTGCAAATAACGTGCGACTCCTATCTTCCCAACATCATGGATTGTCTTCACATCAGCATCAACCTGGGCGAACTTATCAGCCACCGCCATAAAGGGAAATGAGGCCGACCATATCGAATTACTTGGCCCATCCTTATAACCATGCAGAACAAGTTGGCTCTGGTAGGCAGCCTCAATCTCCTCCGCTGTAAACACAGCATTATCCTCTTTTGCTCCTGTCAGATCAACCACCCTTGCAGCTCCCCCACCTCTCTTTCTCTTAAGGGGAACTTCCTGACCAACAGAGCCTCCACCCTCTTTCCCCACATTTGTCGACGAaccttccttttcctttttcctaGCCTTCGAAACAAAAGCTTTCAAATTCGCAGTAGTAAGGGTTGAAGCCTTTTCACCTgacaaaaataaaccaaaaccaaaatcaaataaactgATGAATACACTACACATGGCTGACATCTACAAAAGGCATACCCAAATATTCTTCTAACGCCTCCTTATCACCCTCAAGCCTCAGCAAAGATTGAATAGACAACAACTCGGAAGATGACATAGTTCTCACTTTTTACCCTCTCCTCACACTCTAATTCCTGCCGAGGCTCCGGGGACCAGTAAATCGGAAACCTTTCCTCCATCATAGAATCAAGATAAAACGGATAGCACTCCTCACATATCTGCACCTTCACAAAAAACTCTTTGAAATCCTTAAAGGAGGACTTGTACAGGCTAAAGATAGCTCGCCCAGGGTGACTACTCAAGTTCACCCAACCTCCTTTCCAAACACCTTTCGCTTGAAATAACGAAAAGAAAACCCCGAGAGACGGATAACACCCTAGATACTCCATAAGACACTCAAACGCACAGACAAATGCCCACAAATTAGGATGAAGCTGCGTCGGGGCACAATTGAGTAATGACAATACACCACATTCAAAATCAGTAAAGGGAAAATGAACACCTAATTCCGTCAACAAACAAGTATACATATAAAAGTACGCCCAATCACCCCTCTTCTCACACACCCTATCGCTCTTCCCGCAAGGCAAAAACCTAACCCTCAAGCTATCCCCACCCCTGACCCACCGCGCATTGTTCAACTGAGACAACATATCATAACTACTAAATACTGAAGCCCGAGCCTTGACATCACTGTCAACCCAGCCGTAAGGGTCATTTCCATCAACCTCAACTCCCTTCTTACCCATGTCAACAAAATGCACACAATAACGCTACAGACAAATGAAAGACGAAAAAGAAGTTACCTTTCTTACTCATGTTGATACTCAAAAACCAAACTCACAGGTGCCAAACGGATAAGGGGACAGGGAGTTACTTCGACACGTTACTCCACGTACCCCTCCCACTTCCCCATTAAACATAACTGGCGTTTCCCAAACTCCCCgccttcaaaaaaaaattttttttttacaaccCCATAAAGCCCATTCATCCAGGCCCAAAGCAAACTCAGCAAGAGAAACACGTTAAGCTTGGGGGCTACCAAGGCAATACGTCCACACAAAAACAAGCTCCAAAATTGCCGAGGATATAGAAAAGCTCAACATGTTCCTCATGCCGAGCTTGGGGGCTGTGTACCTTACCGATATCCTCGGCAATATCTCCCATTATCATCGGCCAACAACAACTATACGACCGAGAATAAATCCATTAATTCAAAATGAAACCGAGATCTTAGGATAAGATAACTCCTAAATCAAAACCTACTAACAACCACACCGAGCATAACTCGGGGGATTCAGCCTATTTAATTAGACGAACTTAACTCGCcaaacataagaaaaaaatactaattccATTTACTCCTTGCTTCTCACTCTTTTCTTAACGTTATTTCctttttgttagtttgttaCTCTGAtaactgacttgagcgtcggagtcctTTTTTGCAGGATCCCCGCCGAGGTCAAAGGTTCACTGAAAAACGCTTCCGAATTATACTTCTGACGTCGCACCAGCCATATCTCGGAGGCGTATCCCGGACGGAACAAATGGTAAATCACATTTTTACATTATATAATTAGactatatatatagtaaaagCTTAACAGCTATTTCTACTACTAACAATATAACTAACTAGTCCTAGTtagcatagaaaaatacaatGAGTCTTTAATAAGGATATTAACTTAACTAACTATACATCAGGCTATATCAGTAAAGTtagcatagaaaaatacaatGAGTCTTTAATAAGGATATTAACTTAACTAACTATACATCAGGCTATATCAGTAAAAGTGAAGAGTAAAAATACTCTTACTCCCCAACGGCCCCTGCAAGTTTGGAGTGTGAAGGTCGCGCAATCCAAGCTTGAGAAATAGCTTTGAAATGGGCAAGGCGCCAATGGTTTCGTGAAGATATCAGCAAGCTGCTCTTGACTGCAATTGGAAGAAGCCTGGTAAGACCGATCCGCATCTTCTCACGAGTAATATGACAATCAACCTCGATGTACTTTGTCTGTTCATGAAAGATGGGATTTGCTGCCAAATGCAACGCCGATTGGCTATCACAATAGAGGTTGCTGGACTTGGAAAGCAGGAGCTGTAATTCGTTGAACAGATTAAAGAGCCATTGCGCCTCACAAGTAGCATGCGCTAAGGCTTGATATTCTGCTTCGGTGGAGGACTTGGCTACCGTCAATTGTTTCTTACTCTTCCACGAGATGAGGGAGGAACCATGGAAGAAGCGATAGCCAAAAACCGATCTCCGGGAATCAGTACAAGAGGCCAAGTCAGAATCAGAGAATCTGACAACGCGCTGATCAGAggtggaaaagaagaaaagaccTGTAGTTGGACAACCTTTAAGGTATTTAAGAATCCTCTTAGCGGCAGAAAAATGCCCAGAATGCGGATGATCAAGGTACTGATTCAATTTTCCAATAGCAAAGCAAATGTCAGGTCTTGTGTTAGTCAAGTAGAGTAGGCGTCTGTTAAGCTTTCGAAAAGGTATCGAATCCTCAAGAACATCGCCACTGTCCTTGGTGAGCTTGCAAGCATAGTCCATAGGGGTAGAGCTCGGTTTGCACTCAAGCAGCCCATAATCACTCAACAAATCAGTGACATATTTCTTCTGATAAACGACAATGCCCTTGCCAAAACGAGCCACCTCCATCCCGAGAAAGTATTTCAAATCACCTAAATCCTTATTAATGCTGAAACGATCATCAAGGAGTTGCTTAACACAATTAATTTCAGCAAGATCATCTCCAGTGAGAATGAGATCATCAATGTACACCAGGATGATGCTGATCCCTTGTGCAGTGTGCAGTGTGCTTAGTGAACAAGGAATGGTCAAGTCTAAGCTGAGCAAAACTAGCCCCACGTAACACAGAAGTGATCAGTTTCATGTTCCATTGACGGCTAGCCTGCTTCAAGCCATAAAAGGACTTCTTCAAACGACAAACCATCCCTCACTCAGCAACATCAAGACCTAGAGGGAGTGTCATGCAGACCTCTTTATCAAGCTCTCCATAGAGGAAATTAAAGCCATATTAACATCCAATTGCTTGAGAAACCAATTTCTGACAGCTGCCAAAGAAAGAACAACGCGCAGTGTGGTGACTTCACAACAGGACTTAAGGTATCAATATAATCAAGTCTTGGAATTTGGGTATAACCTTTGGCAACAAGCCTGGCCTTGTGCCATTCAATGGTGCCATCCAGATTAAATTTAACCCAAAAAACCCACTTGCAACATATAGGAGTTTTTCCTGTCGACAAAGGAGTTAACTCCTAAGTCTGATTCTGCTCAAGAGCATCCAGCTCGGCTTTAATGGCGCTCCTCCAACATTGCTAAGACACAACATCCCTAAAAGTCTGTGGTACGGTATATTGGGAGATGGCCATAGAAAACCTttaaaaattgtgaattaaattttgatatgatACTGTAAATGGATATTTGCAATGAGTACTAGCGCCACTGATGAAATTCATACAATGATAATCCTGAAGATAAGAGGGTGGCCTATGGTCTCTAGTTGATCTCCTAAGAATGGGACGAATGAACTGGGAAACTGACTCAGATTCAGGACCTACAGGTGGAGGAGGCAAGGATGGGGATGTGGCACGCGGAAAGGTGGGTGTGTGAGAAGAGTGCAATGGTGAGTCATTTGATGAAGTCATTAAAGAGAAGTCCAGAGGATTAGAATGAACATTAGAGTCTAATGAAGCTCAATCATGCATTGGAATGTCATAAGAGAACGGATCTAAGGAAGGGGCATACATCGGTGCAGGGAACTCGGTGGAAGTTGGTGTGTTGCATGTAGTATGTAAGGAAAGGAAAATGATTTTCATAAAAGATGGCATTACGAGAGATGAAAATTTTCTAGTTTGAAAATCAATCAACAGGTAACCTTTGGCACCCTCTTGATATCCAAGAAAGCAACATTTATGTGCTCTCGAATCTAATTTAGATCGCTGAGAAGTCAAGGTGCTCACAAAAGCAAGACATCCAAATACCTTGAGATGGAAAATATCAAGAAGTTTGTTATCTAAACCCTCAAAGGGAGATTGATCTTTAAGAAGGCTACTTGGATATTTGTTTATGAGGTGCACTGCATGCTTAACAGCATAGTTCCAAAAACAAGCAGGGACATGTGATTGAAACATGAGACTTCGGGCCACTTCTAAGAtatgttgatgctttctttctACGATTCTATTTTATTGTGGTGTCTCCACACAAGAGGTTTGATGAGTAATACCATTTGAAGTTTAGAAAGAAAGCAATGTAAATTCTAGTCCATTGTTTGATCGAATGACCTTAACTGATTTTTCAAACTgagtttttacaaattgaacAAATGCTTTAATTAGATTAGAAGCCTCTAGTTTTTGTTTCATAAGGTAAATCCAGGTAAATCTGCTTGTGTCATCAACaacagtaaaaaaatatttatgtccACTAAGGGAAGGTACATTCAATGATCctctgatgcgtgagcatcttccTTGTATTTTTCTTAGTAATTTACATGTGAATTTGCtatattattttaagatttaggTGTTTTAAGTCACCATGAatactactttgagttgtttcaCACGTTAATTTATTACAGGTAGCATTCAAGCGAGTTTAGCAGAGCTCAGAAGGCAAAAAGATGAAGAAGCGCAGCAGGAGGTGACACCAAATACCACGTCACAGCATCTAGCGCCAGATCAACGCAAAGGCAACCCAGGAGTCACCTTGGTAGCACCAAATGCCACGTCACGATATTTGGCACCATGTTGAACGTAACAATCTCCAAGTATGGTGCAAGAAATTCCAAGTTTGGTGCCATGCATTCCATGCTCTCAAGTATGGCGCCTGGACACTCAAGttacacaagctctcaaggcaaATGCCACTCTCACCAAGTTTGGCGCGTACTCTCAGAAAAGCAAGCCCATGTAttttgaatgatattttaatttattaaaaaaatatgaattaggtTTCTGAATTTAATGTCAAAATCAATTAGGTTAGATACAAAGGGGAAAAAGATTCAGCCCTTCAggcttttttcttcttcttttattccACATTTTACACTTTTCTCCGCTAGAATTTTCtacaccatgagcaactaattcACCATGGCTAAAGTTAGGAACTCTGTTTATTTGAATGGATTaataactattattttctacTTCTGATTAATGCATTAATTTACATTTAAGAATatgtttcgttcttcatcctacgAATTATAGTGTATTGGAAAGTAATTCTTTTCTAACTTAAATTCTTGTTGAATCTTAAAAAAGTTAACTCACCTGAATAatagattgaaattgaattcTCATAactttctaattatctggatttaatgtgatacgtgacatataatcatatCATCTTTGGATCTTTAGAGTTTTGTGTAGCTTATAAACTAGGGTTTGAACTTAAACCCTCTAATTAGATTAAGTGACCAAGAAATTGACGGTTAACTGAGTTAGAGGAGGAttgaattaccaaggaattggattCTAATCACTTAAAATTTGCTATGAATTGAATCTTTGCATGATCAAGGTAGTTAATGAGAATTGTTAATCCTGAAATTTGaacatctccaaaaccttaactgttttctcatatAATTCTCACAACCGATTTACTGTTTGCTTTCTTGATTTCTCTGattactgtttaatgcaatttgaatttaaaacacttttttttcttgtttgactAAGTGAATCACTcaactattgttgcttgatctatcaatcctcgtgagatcgaccctcactcacctgaggtattacttggtatgacccggtgcacttgccggttagtttatGATTTTCAAAATTCGCATTATCCCCAAATATCTATATGaacaagatcaaaacaaaatttTGCTGTACTAGAACTAAGAGGAAATGGCAGCCATTTTTGCTTACCAAAGTGACATGGATCACAAGGATCCTTATGTGATTTACAATTTATGAAGgaaaatttttctttcatgaCAAGCATTCTAGTGTAGGATAGATGCCTTAGCCTATTATGCCATGTGCTACTGGAGACTACATTGTTTATTGTTGGAGATACACTATATGGAATGCATGATGTGCAAACTTTTGTAGAATGTAAAGTCCATCAGCAACTCTTGCTACTCGAATAATCTTCTTGGACAAATCTTATACTTCACAAACAGTATCATAAATTTTCAATTCACATTTTAAATTTGTAGTGAGTGATGAAACATAAATGAGTTTGAAGTTGAAGGTAGATATATATAGTGTATTTGTGAGGTAGAGGTCATTAGTGAAAGAGATCGTCCCCATTATGCTGCTGATAGTGTATATCCATTGGGGAGTCTCACTATTACAAGTGGGATATGGAAATAAGAATCAAAATCTTGAAGTGAGTATGACATATGATCTGTTGCACTAGTGTCAATCactcaagatttcaatttttctgTTTCATCATCACTGTTCTCTGCCAACACGTGGGATTTAAAGTGTAAAATTTGAACCACTTTTTTACCCCTCATTTTTGGAGCTTGTGTGTTAATTTGGTTGGTGCTATGAATAAGCTGCACTTCTTGGTGTTGAAGGAAAGCAAGTAAAGTGAGCTTTTTATCCTGAGTGAACTCCAGTACCTGATCATCAACCTTGTGCGTTTGGTCTGCACTATCTTCATCATGAGTCTCTTCAATGGCTGCATAATTGAGAGTTGCAGCACCACCACTATACCTTTCCTTAAGGTGTGGCAGCAGACCGTACTTCTTATAGCACACATCAATTGTGTGTCCTGCCTTCCCACAATATGTACATTGCACTCGTCTTCGCTCTTGTCCTCTTCCACCATTGAACCTGCCTCGACCTCGTCCTCTATAggcattttcaaaatttctggCAGGGTTCCCTTCACTAGTTCGTGCACTGCTTTGGCTCCGTGCTTGGGAGGCATTAAAGAGTATCCTTGGTTCACCATCAATACTGACAAGTTGCCTTTCTTGCTGTGTAAGCAGGGAAAATGTGGAATCAATGTATGGAAAAGGATCCATTAACATATTTGTGATCGAACTCCACTAAACTATTCACGTAATCCTCTTAAAAATCGTACCACATAGCCTTCTGTTTTGTATTTTCGCATCACTCCAAGTCCACACTTACAAGTTACAAGTCTCACCACAATCACATGAAGGAACTGGCTGAAAAATGTTTAGCTCTTTCCAAAGTCCTTTTAATTTAGTGAAGTAA
The Arachis duranensis cultivar V14167 chromosome 5, aradu.V14167.gnm2.J7QH, whole genome shotgun sequence genome window above contains:
- the LOC127747422 gene encoding uncharacterized protein LOC127747422, whose product is MLMDPFPYIDSTFSLLTQQERQLVSIDGEPRILFNASQARSQSSARTSEGNPARNFENAYRGRGRGRFNGGRGQERRRVQCTYCGKAGHTIDVCYKKYGLLPHLKERYSGGAATLNYAAIEETHDEDSADQTHKVDDQVLEFTQDKKLTLLAFLQHQEVQLIHSTNQINTQAPKMRGKKVVQILHFKSHVLAENSDDETEKLKS